In Helianthus annuus cultivar XRQ/B chromosome 3, HanXRQr2.0-SUNRISE, whole genome shotgun sequence, a single window of DNA contains:
- the LOC110928839 gene encoding 2-hydroxyisoflavanone dehydratase isoform X2: MLSTAQLWTSNWVINSNPIEEKHVTAELLPFLRVHNDGTVERLYNPQLAPPSSLVDGVRSKDTVISPEVSARLYLPCNTTEKLPILVYFHGGGFCIESAFSILSHQYINTIASQANALVISVDYRLAPEHPLPAAYEDSWTALQWVATHSTEGLNEKDEPWLIQHGDFNRLYIGGDSAGANISHHIAMRVGTEELHGGVKILGAFLSHPYFWGSEPLGSEPVTSRETSLLYRTWMLVYPGAPEGIDNPHINPFAKTAPCLAGIGCRRLIVCVASQDELRDRAVHYYDAMREGGWEGELSVFEVEGEGHGFHIFNPNTKNAKEMFKRLAGFLQVS; encoded by the exons TAGAAGAAAAGCATGTAACAGCTGAACTTCTACCCTTCCTCCGTGTGCATAATGACGGTACAGTTGAGCGACTATACAACCCACAATTAGCACCACCATCATCACTGGTGGATGGCGTGCGGTCGAAAGATACCGTCATATCACCTGAGGTCTCCGCCAGACTCTACCTCCCTTGCAACACGACCGAGAAACTCCCTATCTTGGTGTACTTCCATGGTGGCGGTTTTTGTATCGAGTCTGCTTTCTCCATCCTCTCCCACCAATACATCAACACCATCGCGTCTCAAGCCAACGCTCTCGTTATCTCAGTTGACTACAG GTTAGCTCCAGAACACCCTCTCCCGGCAGCTTATGAAGATTCATGGACGGCCCTACAATGGGTTGCTACACATTCGACCGAAGGACTCAATGAGAAAGACGAACCATGGCTAATCCAACACGGAGATTTTAACCGTCTCTATATAGGTGGCGATAGCGCAGGTGCGAATATTTCACACCACATTGCCATGCGAGTTGGGACGGAAGAATTACATGGCGGGGTCAAGATTCTTGGGGCGTTTCTATCGCACCCGTACTTTTGGGGATCCGAACCACTCGGATCAGAGCCGGTTACTAGTCGTGAGACATCTCTTTTGTACAGAACATGGATGCTTGTTTATCCTGGTGCACCTGAAGGGATTGATAATCCACACATCAACCCGTTTGCAAAAACCGCGCCTTGTTTAGCTGGAATCGGGTGTAGGAGGCTGATTGTGTGCGTTGCTTCGCAAGACGAGCTAAGAGACCGCGCGGTTCACTACTACGACGCTATGAGGGAGGGTGGATGGGAGGGGGAGTTATCTGTGTTTGAGGTTGAAGGAGAGGGTCATGGTTTTCATATATTCAATCCTAACACTAAGAATgcaaaggaaatgttcaaaagaTTGGCTGGATTTCTTCAAGTTTcttaa
- the LOC110928839 gene encoding 2-hydroxyisoflavanone dehydratase isoform X3 has product MLSTAQLWTSNWVINSNPKEKHVTAELLPFLRVHNDGTVERLYNPQLAPPSSLVDGVRSKDTVISPEVSARLYLPCNTTEKLPILVYFHGGGFCIESAFSILSHQYINTIASQANALVISVDYRLAPEHPLPAAYEDSWTALQWVATHSTEGLNEKDEPWLIQHGDFNRLYIGGDSAGANISHHIAMRVGTEELHGGVKILGAFLSHPYFWGSEPLGSEPVTSRETSLLYRTWMLVYPGAPEGIDNPHINPFAKTAPCLAGIGCRRLIVCVASQDELRDRAVHYYDAMREGGWEGELSVFEVEGEGHGFHIFNPNTKNAKEMFKRLAGFLQVS; this is encoded by the exons AAGAAAAGCATGTAACAGCTGAACTTCTACCCTTCCTCCGTGTGCATAATGACGGTACAGTTGAGCGACTATACAACCCACAATTAGCACCACCATCATCACTGGTGGATGGCGTGCGGTCGAAAGATACCGTCATATCACCTGAGGTCTCCGCCAGACTCTACCTCCCTTGCAACACGACCGAGAAACTCCCTATCTTGGTGTACTTCCATGGTGGCGGTTTTTGTATCGAGTCTGCTTTCTCCATCCTCTCCCACCAATACATCAACACCATCGCGTCTCAAGCCAACGCTCTCGTTATCTCAGTTGACTACAG GTTAGCTCCAGAACACCCTCTCCCGGCAGCTTATGAAGATTCATGGACGGCCCTACAATGGGTTGCTACACATTCGACCGAAGGACTCAATGAGAAAGACGAACCATGGCTAATCCAACACGGAGATTTTAACCGTCTCTATATAGGTGGCGATAGCGCAGGTGCGAATATTTCACACCACATTGCCATGCGAGTTGGGACGGAAGAATTACATGGCGGGGTCAAGATTCTTGGGGCGTTTCTATCGCACCCGTACTTTTGGGGATCCGAACCACTCGGATCAGAGCCGGTTACTAGTCGTGAGACATCTCTTTTGTACAGAACATGGATGCTTGTTTATCCTGGTGCACCTGAAGGGATTGATAATCCACACATCAACCCGTTTGCAAAAACCGCGCCTTGTTTAGCTGGAATCGGGTGTAGGAGGCTGATTGTGTGCGTTGCTTCGCAAGACGAGCTAAGAGACCGCGCGGTTCACTACTACGACGCTATGAGGGAGGGTGGATGGGAGGGGGAGTTATCTGTGTTTGAGGTTGAAGGAGAGGGTCATGGTTTTCATATATTCAATCCTAACACTAAGAATgcaaaggaaatgttcaaaagaTTGGCTGGATTTCTTCAAGTTTcttaa